One stretch of Micromonospora echinospora DNA includes these proteins:
- a CDS encoding GTP-binding protein, whose product MTAPALTVRGPAGGPPSLKIVLTGPFGVGKTTLVGAVSDIAPVITEARMSAGNAADDTTLMPAKTTTTVAMDFGRLDVDGVTVYVYGTPGQHRFWFMWDAIVRGAAGSVVLVDTRRLQDSFRHLDYVDHVRLPYVVAVNQFPGARSYPASAIREALALAADVPIVDIDARDRDSVRRLLIALIEHVITQTRPRSAVARP is encoded by the coding sequence ATGACCGCACCCGCCCTTACCGTCCGGGGACCCGCCGGTGGGCCGCCGAGCCTGAAGATCGTGCTCACCGGGCCGTTCGGCGTCGGGAAGACCACCCTCGTCGGCGCGGTTTCCGACATCGCACCGGTCATCACCGAGGCACGTATGTCCGCCGGCAACGCCGCCGACGACACGACCCTCATGCCGGCCAAGACGACCACAACGGTGGCGATGGACTTCGGCCGCCTCGACGTCGACGGCGTCACCGTCTACGTCTACGGCACCCCGGGCCAGCACCGCTTCTGGTTCATGTGGGACGCCATCGTCCGGGGTGCCGCCGGCTCCGTGGTCCTGGTCGACACCCGCCGCCTGCAGGACTCGTTTCGGCACCTCGACTACGTCGACCACGTGCGGCTGCCTTACGTCGTCGCGGTCAACCAGTTCCCCGGTGCCCGCTCCTACCCCGCGTCGGCCATCCGTGAAGCCCTCGCCCTGGCCGCGGACGTGCCGATCGTCGACATCGACGCCCGTGACCGCGACAGCGTGCGCCGGCTGCTCATCGCCCTCATCGAGCACGTCATCACCCAGACCAGGCCCCGCTCGGCGGTCGCTCGGCCCTGA
- a CDS encoding sensor histidine kinase, with translation MATLVFASWGVASTSRQARSADRLQSLVAVSAAVGEVLHELDRERQVAGELVGDPTGGLNGYLEQVAASDGAVEAYRRRRGELDASDSVSRLVGSFDEQLRLLPGFREQVKARSASLTAVLVRYRAVLAQGLAVREAVGQVGGADGAVADQLRVAAALSQAGQYAGLQQAAVVANNGAVVSQAVQRELAATRAGYEEALLAVSQRSPARWRSWLDQALSGPQVLAAQRLDDEVARIQVGQRLRVNASRWAAASSERRDRLHEVQTRVDADIAAEVGRQRRQQWVTTGVLSAVAVALTVAAAALAWRQGRALARRLRRVRDAVTRVAERDLPDLVRRVDAADPADPASVPPPPAALALDPARDEVDEVAAAFDTLALNTYRISTDLARQRRVAAGAVEAVGRRCQGMTHRLLRELDMAERDEKDAATLATFFAVDSLAAQLLHATQSLLVLSGRSLGAVHPQPAELVTVAQAAQGRIQEYRRVRLGVIDERVLVPPPMIDDLVHLLASLLDNATRYSPGDAVVTGHLLGNRVIIQVTDTGPGIKADLLARLNAELAEPAPMIEVEHIRRQGLATVALLAAAHGLRVRLLPGQLHGTVAEVEIPADKLLISIPEPAALPAGPIAGRRAPGGTPASTLTLPAAAPARRGGSAALPTGRRSSSLSVMDGPTQALPVIPVPRRAPESESTPAYDETARHLPAPAWFVEGATVHMPATPARGLPGQDATTANGLPKRQPMSAFTPPPLPAADAPVRSIGGLARTAGAYQRGLDRRFPQSKGQS, from the coding sequence GTGGCGACTCTGGTCTTCGCCTCGTGGGGTGTGGCGTCGACGAGCCGTCAGGCGCGCAGTGCCGACCGCCTGCAGTCGCTGGTGGCGGTGTCGGCCGCGGTGGGTGAGGTGCTGCACGAACTCGACCGGGAGCGGCAGGTCGCCGGCGAGCTGGTCGGTGATCCGACGGGTGGCCTCAACGGTTATCTCGAGCAGGTCGCGGCATCCGACGGGGCGGTGGAGGCCTACCGGCGGCGCCGTGGCGAGCTCGATGCTTCGGATTCGGTCAGTCGGCTGGTGGGGTCGTTCGATGAGCAGCTGCGGTTGCTTCCGGGGTTTCGGGAGCAGGTCAAGGCGCGGTCGGCGTCGCTGACGGCGGTGCTGGTGCGGTATCGGGCGGTGCTCGCGCAGGGGCTGGCGGTGCGGGAGGCCGTGGGTCAGGTCGGCGGTGCGGACGGTGCGGTGGCTGACCAGTTGCGGGTGGCGGCGGCGTTGTCGCAGGCCGGGCAGTACGCGGGTCTCCAACAGGCAGCTGTAGTGGCGAACAACGGCGCCGTGGTGTCGCAGGCGGTGCAGCGGGAGCTGGCCGCGACCCGTGCTGGGTATGAGGAGGCGTTGCTGGCGGTGTCGCAGCGGTCGCCGGCGCGGTGGCGGTCGTGGCTGGACCAGGCGCTGTCAGGCCCGCAGGTCCTCGCGGCGCAGCGTCTCGACGACGAGGTCGCTCGCATTCAGGTGGGTCAGCGGTTGCGGGTGAACGCGTCCCGGTGGGCTGCGGCCAGTAGTGAGCGGCGCGACCGTCTGCACGAGGTGCAGACCCGCGTCGACGCGGATATCGCCGCCGAGGTGGGGCGGCAACGCCGACAGCAGTGGGTGACCACGGGTGTGCTGTCGGCGGTCGCCGTGGCGCTGACCGTGGCCGCCGCGGCGCTGGCGTGGCGGCAGGGGCGGGCGTTGGCGCGGCGGCTGCGGCGGGTCCGTGACGCGGTGACCCGTGTCGCTGAGCGGGACCTGCCGGACCTGGTCCGCCGCGTTGACGCGGCGGATCCTGCCGACCCGGCGTCGGTTCCGCCGCCGCCTGCCGCGCTGGCACTCGATCCGGCGCGGGACGAGGTGGACGAGGTGGCCGCCGCGTTCGACACGCTGGCGTTGAACACGTACCGGATCTCGACGGATCTGGCGCGGCAGCGGCGGGTGGCCGCCGGTGCGGTGGAGGCGGTGGGGCGGCGGTGTCAGGGGATGACGCATCGGCTGCTGCGCGAGTTGGACATGGCCGAGCGGGACGAGAAGGACGCCGCGACCCTGGCGACGTTCTTCGCGGTGGACAGTCTCGCCGCACAGTTGCTGCACGCCACGCAGAGCCTGTTGGTGCTGTCGGGACGTTCGTTGGGGGCGGTGCACCCGCAGCCGGCGGAGCTGGTGACGGTGGCGCAGGCGGCGCAGGGCCGGATCCAGGAGTACCGGCGGGTGCGGCTCGGGGTGATCGACGAGCGGGTTCTGGTGCCGCCACCGATGATTGACGACCTGGTGCACCTGTTGGCGTCGCTGCTGGACAACGCGACCCGCTACAGCCCCGGCGACGCGGTGGTCACCGGGCATCTTCTGGGCAACCGGGTGATCATCCAGGTCACCGACACCGGGCCCGGCATCAAGGCGGACCTGCTGGCTCGGCTCAACGCCGAGCTGGCCGAGCCCGCGCCGATGATCGAGGTGGAGCACATCCGGCGCCAGGGCCTGGCCACCGTCGCGCTGCTGGCCGCGGCGCACGGGTTGCGCGTGCGGCTGCTGCCGGGACAGCTGCACGGCACGGTCGCGGAAGTCGAGATCCCCGCCGACAAGCTCCTGATCAGCATTCCTGAGCCGGCCGCGCTGCCGGCCGGCCCGATCGCCGGCCGGCGTGCTCCCGGCGGCACGCCCGCGTCCACCCTCACCCTGCCCGCGGCGGCGCCGGCCCGGCGCGGCGGCTCGGCCGCGCTGCCCACCGGACGCCGGTCGTCCAGCCTCAGCGTGATGGACGGCCCTACTCAGGCGCTGCCAGTGATTCCGGTGCCCCGCCGGGCGCCTGAGTCGGAGTCGACGCCGGCCTACGACGAGACAGCCCGACACCTGCCGGCGCCGGCGTGGTTCGTCGAGGGAGCCACGGTGCACATGCCCGCCACCCCTGCGCGCGGGCTGCCCGGGCAGGACGCCACCACGGCCAACGGCCTGCCGAAGCGGCAGCCCATGTCCGCGTTCACACCCCCGCCCCTGCCCGCTGCCGACGCGCCGGTCCGCTCGATCGGTGGCCTGGCTCGTACGGCGGGGGCCTACCAGCGCGGCCTCGACCGCCGCTTTCCCCAGTCGAAGGGCCAGTCATGA
- a CDS encoding roadblock/LC7 domain-containing protein encodes MSDLSYLLNTNLVARVPGISRAVAVSADGLLLAWTDGLNRDAAERLAAVAAGMNSLLNGAARDLSAGGVRGNLTELAHGFLILVAVSTGASLLTLATRDADLAFVTEELGRFAEQVGDQLTPAFAGTLTAAAAGRR; translated from the coding sequence ATGAGCGATCTGAGTTACCTGCTGAACACCAACCTCGTCGCCCGCGTGCCCGGGATCAGCCGGGCCGTGGCCGTGTCGGCTGACGGGCTGCTGTTGGCCTGGACCGACGGGCTCAACCGGGACGCCGCCGAGCGCCTCGCCGCGGTGGCGGCCGGAATGAACAGCCTGCTCAACGGCGCCGCCCGCGACCTGTCCGCGGGCGGGGTGCGGGGCAACCTGACCGAGCTGGCGCACGGGTTCCTGATTCTGGTGGCGGTGAGCACCGGCGCGTCGCTGCTGACCCTGGCCACCCGCGACGCGGACCTCGCGTTCGTCACCGAGGAACTCGGCCGTTTCGCCGAGCAGGTCGGCGACCAGCTCACCCCCGCCTTCGCCGGCACGCTCACCGCTGCGGCGGCCGGCCGGCGATGA
- a CDS encoding phosphotransferase: MFVETRTRPALAEVCRRLELSDADAVLIRHHTNAVYAVGDVVVKIAPAEFGVERMSAVVAVVRWLAGQGFPTVGLSSRLPQPLLVGEHAVTVWQRLDAAIDTPVTMAELGTLLRQLHALPAPPVSLPTLMPMDSIRRSVQRSTILTARDRDLLLKRLEPLAARWREMSFPRGASLIQSDPQTRNALRRSDGTPVLADWDGAAVGPREWDLATVAVHCRRFTPPGPAAFSDFTATYGWDVTSWRGFEELCQLRELQMIATNARKSRPGTDAEAEVLRRIIALRRGDQDIVPWRIL, encoded by the coding sequence ATGTTCGTCGAAACGCGAACACGTCCGGCGCTCGCCGAGGTGTGTCGTCGCCTGGAGTTGTCCGACGCCGACGCTGTCCTGATCCGGCATCACACGAACGCGGTATACGCGGTCGGCGATGTGGTGGTCAAGATCGCTCCGGCGGAATTCGGCGTGGAGCGCATGAGCGCCGTGGTAGCCGTCGTGCGGTGGCTGGCTGGTCAGGGGTTCCCGACTGTTGGCCTTAGCTCGCGCCTGCCACAGCCCCTGCTGGTGGGCGAGCATGCCGTGACTGTCTGGCAACGGCTCGATGCGGCGATCGACACTCCGGTCACTATGGCCGAGTTGGGTACTCTGCTCCGGCAGTTGCACGCCCTGCCGGCTCCTCCGGTGAGCCTGCCGACCTTAATGCCGATGGACAGCATCCGGCGGTCAGTGCAAAGGTCGACCATCCTAACCGCGAGGGACCGTGACCTGCTGCTGAAGCGTCTCGAACCGCTCGCGGCCCGCTGGCGTGAGATGAGCTTCCCTCGGGGCGCGAGCCTGATCCAGTCCGATCCCCAGACGCGCAACGCACTACGCCGCTCCGACGGCACGCCAGTACTTGCCGACTGGGACGGCGCCGCCGTCGGTCCGCGGGAATGGGACCTGGCCACCGTCGCTGTGCACTGTCGCCGGTTTACCCCACCGGGCCCTGCCGCCTTCTCTGACTTCACCGCTACATACGGCTGGGATGTCACCTCGTGGCGCGGCTTCGAGGAGTTGTGCCAACTCCGCGAACTACAGATGATCGCCACCAACGCCCGCAAGTCCCGTCCCGGCACTGATGCCGAGGCCGAGGTGCTCCGCCGCATCATCGCCCTCAGACGGGGCGACCAGGACATCGTCCCGTGGCGCATCCTCTAA
- a CDS encoding HD domain-containing protein, with product MSDLTANAKDLAAGLLDSPQMARRWAHVQGVGQRATELTRTVVPADRDLLVAAAWLHDVGYAPDLVDTGLHSLDGARYLRRNGYPLRLVGLVAHHTCARIEAAERGLADQLAVFPLEEGPLMDALVTADLTVGPRGQRLELAERIEEILHRYPPQSPVHRAIQRAEPLLKAHVRRTLGRLDADEQPAP from the coding sequence GTGTCTGACCTAACGGCCAACGCCAAGGACCTTGCTGCTGGCCTGCTCGACTCCCCACAAATGGCCCGGCGCTGGGCCCACGTCCAGGGTGTCGGCCAACGGGCCACGGAACTGACGAGGACGGTGGTGCCGGCCGATCGTGACCTGCTGGTGGCAGCCGCCTGGCTACACGACGTTGGTTATGCGCCTGACCTCGTGGACACCGGCCTACACTCCCTCGACGGCGCCCGATACCTGAGACGTAACGGCTACCCGCTGCGGCTAGTCGGGCTGGTCGCCCATCACACCTGCGCCCGCATCGAAGCGGCTGAGCGCGGCCTGGCGGACCAACTCGCGGTTTTTCCGCTCGAAGAGGGACCCCTGATGGACGCGCTCGTCACTGCAGACCTCACGGTCGGACCGCGGGGACAACGTCTCGAGCTCGCCGAGCGCATCGAGGAAATCCTCCACCGGTATCCTCCGCAGAGCCCCGTTCATCGGGCGATCCAGCGAGCAGAGCCACTTCTCAAGGCGCATGTCCGCCGAACACTGGGTCGGCTCGACGCCGACGAGCAACCCGCTCCGTGA
- a CDS encoding helix-turn-helix domain-containing protein: MPTARSQKPTRWHHLTSGESALTTMAMNAPTATTAVFGSQSAGHPGWPAHSQVDPNWWIDGHFGSHSLADLLRQRDIGALFRFLKSRGWSQATIAAVTGTTENQVRAVIQGRQRVTSYDVLERIAGRLGIPRGLMGLAYVPSCTSTGSTRNPAA, translated from the coding sequence ATGCCAACGGCCCGCTCGCAGAAGCCAACGCGCTGGCATCACCTCACCTCAGGAGAGAGCGCCTTGACCACGATGGCCATGAACGCCCCTACCGCCACCACCGCTGTGTTCGGGTCGCAGTCCGCAGGGCACCCAGGGTGGCCGGCGCACAGCCAAGTTGATCCGAACTGGTGGATCGACGGGCACTTCGGGAGCCACTCGCTTGCCGACCTGCTGCGTCAGCGTGACATCGGCGCCCTATTCCGCTTCCTCAAATCGCGGGGCTGGAGCCAAGCGACGATCGCTGCGGTGACCGGAACGACTGAGAACCAGGTCCGAGCGGTGATCCAGGGGCGCCAACGAGTTACCTCTTATGACGTGCTCGAACGAATCGCCGGAAGGCTGGGAATTCCGCGAGGTCTCATGGGGCTCGCGTACGTGCCCTCATGCACCTCGACTGGAAGCACCCGGAATCCGGCGGCCTAG
- a CDS encoding ABC transporter substrate-binding protein, with amino-acid sequence MSDPRPHLRRRLAALTAAGLLLTGVACTSTATDSGSVRVGLLVSLSGTYATVGVDMQRGFRLYLDTHDGKLGGRKVDLVVADEGDGPATAVPAAQKLLERDQVVALTGLVGGATVDKVQTLTTQRKVPLLGANARPAFAPVGGKPRDLAYTWHTSYNSDEPGIAIAEYVRAQVGDGQVYAIGPDYQGGYDELRGFTDTFTRLGGKLANPDGRTLFTPFPATENFLPYLNKAAETKPKAVYTFYAGAAAVAFVKQYAQSDLADVPLYAAGFLTEGSVLTAQGSAATGIRNVLNYSPTLANQANQDFVAAWSAAGHSGQPTTFAMASYDAAAVLDRALTAVNGEVSGEKLNAAIGQVGRVVSPRGDWQFDPTEHRPVQRWYLREVRNDGPVLSNVLVQDLTTLPAS; translated from the coding sequence ATGTCTGATCCTCGGCCACACCTGCGACGTCGGCTCGCCGCCCTGACCGCTGCCGGTCTTTTGCTGACCGGCGTCGCGTGTACCAGCACCGCCACCGACTCCGGCTCGGTCCGGGTGGGGCTGCTGGTCTCACTGTCGGGCACCTACGCCACCGTCGGCGTGGACATGCAGCGCGGCTTCCGCCTCTACCTCGACACACACGACGGCAAACTCGGAGGCCGGAAGGTCGACCTGGTCGTGGCCGACGAGGGCGACGGCCCCGCCACGGCCGTCCCCGCCGCGCAGAAGCTCCTCGAACGCGACCAGGTGGTCGCCCTGACCGGGCTGGTTGGCGGCGCGACGGTCGACAAGGTGCAGACCCTCACCACGCAGCGGAAGGTCCCCCTGCTCGGCGCGAATGCGCGGCCGGCGTTCGCGCCGGTCGGCGGCAAGCCTCGCGACCTGGCCTACACCTGGCACACCTCCTACAACTCCGACGAGCCGGGCATCGCCATCGCCGAGTACGTCAGGGCGCAGGTCGGCGACGGTCAGGTGTACGCGATCGGCCCGGACTACCAGGGCGGATACGACGAACTACGGGGCTTCACCGACACCTTCACCCGCCTCGGCGGGAAACTCGCCAACCCCGACGGGAGGACGCTGTTCACGCCGTTCCCGGCGACGGAGAACTTCCTGCCGTACCTGAACAAGGCCGCCGAGACCAAACCGAAGGCCGTCTACACCTTCTACGCCGGGGCCGCGGCGGTGGCGTTCGTCAAGCAGTACGCACAGTCCGACCTTGCCGACGTCCCGCTCTACGCCGCCGGCTTCCTGACCGAAGGATCCGTGCTCACCGCGCAAGGATCAGCGGCAACCGGCATCCGCAACGTCCTCAACTACAGCCCCACCCTCGCCAACCAGGCCAACCAGGACTTCGTCGCCGCCTGGTCCGCCGCCGGCCACTCGGGCCAGCCGACGACCTTCGCGATGGCCTCCTACGACGCCGCCGCCGTCCTCGACCGGGCGCTGACCGCCGTAAACGGCGAGGTGAGCGGGGAGAAGCTCAACGCCGCGATCGGGCAGGTCGGGCGGGTCGTCTCCCCGCGTGGGGACTGGCAGTTCGACCCCACAGAGCACCGCCCGGTGCAGCGGTGGTACCTGCGCGAGGTCCGCAACGACGGCCCGGTGCTGTCCAACGTCCTGGTGCAGGACCTCACCACCCTGCCTGCCAGCTGA
- a CDS encoding NUDIX hydrolase, protein MPRRDFFNDPDAPEANSVVPSVVAAVRNEHGELLMIHRTDNNLWALPGGGHDIGESIADTVVREVREETGIEVEITGLVGTYTNPHHVMAYDDGEVRQQFSLCFNARPVGGNLTTSSESRQVRWVDPAELDQLDIHPSMRLRIDHALDGRTAPYIG, encoded by the coding sequence ATGCCACGCCGCGACTTCTTCAACGACCCTGACGCCCCCGAAGCCAACAGTGTGGTGCCGTCAGTGGTCGCGGCCGTTCGTAACGAACACGGAGAGTTGTTGATGATCCACCGCACCGACAACAACCTGTGGGCTCTTCCTGGCGGTGGCCACGATATCGGTGAGTCGATCGCCGACACGGTGGTGCGCGAGGTGCGCGAGGAGACGGGGATCGAGGTGGAGATCACGGGTCTGGTCGGCACCTACACCAACCCCCACCATGTGATGGCCTACGACGACGGTGAGGTGCGCCAGCAATTCTCGCTGTGCTTCAACGCCAGACCTGTCGGTGGGAATCTGACGACCTCCAGCGAGTCACGTCAGGTCCGTTGGGTGGATCCCGCCGAACTCGACCAGTTGGACATCCACCCCTCAATGCGACTGCGTATCGACCACGCCCTCGACGGCCGGACCGCACCGTACATCGGCTGA
- a CDS encoding DUF5919 domain-containing protein gives MPNERLRGAVSAKGLTTQRCAELIGVDPKTVERWITRDRVPHRAHRVAAADLLGVDETYLWPSLVDDPRAVSAGRAEMVEFYPSRSAVPLELWRSLIQQAKESVDILVYAGLFLPELHDITQLGDRARQGCRIRVLLADPNGAAVRRRGEEEGFGIGLAHRVLLSLRYYEPILAISGVQVRLHDTTLYASIFRVDEAMLVNTHVYGSTAAHNPVLHLRRVPGGRVVDHYLTSFDRVWTQAKPTSDINAAIAAFDGR, from the coding sequence ATGCCGAACGAGCGTCTGCGGGGAGCCGTATCGGCGAAGGGGCTGACTACCCAGCGGTGCGCGGAGCTGATCGGAGTCGATCCGAAGACGGTGGAGCGCTGGATCACCCGCGATCGCGTTCCGCACCGCGCTCACCGCGTCGCGGCTGCGGACTTGTTGGGCGTCGACGAGACCTACCTATGGCCTTCGCTTGTGGACGATCCCAGGGCGGTGTCCGCGGGGCGGGCTGAAATGGTCGAGTTCTACCCGTCCCGGTCAGCGGTGCCGCTGGAGCTGTGGAGGTCGCTGATCCAGCAGGCAAAGGAGTCGGTTGACATCCTGGTCTACGCCGGGCTGTTCCTGCCTGAGCTCCACGACATCACCCAGCTCGGTGACCGGGCACGCCAGGGCTGCCGGATACGAGTCCTGCTGGCCGATCCGAACGGTGCTGCAGTACGCCGCCGCGGAGAGGAGGAGGGATTCGGAATTGGGCTCGCCCACCGAGTGCTGCTGAGCCTGCGTTACTACGAGCCGATCTTGGCCATTTCTGGCGTGCAGGTCCGGCTGCACGATACGACGTTGTACGCGTCCATCTTCCGAGTGGACGAGGCCATGCTGGTTAACACCCACGTGTACGGATCCACTGCCGCCCACAACCCGGTGCTACATCTCCGGCGCGTACCTGGTGGCCGAGTCGTCGACCACTACCTCACCAGCTTCGACCGGGTCTGGACGCAGGCCAAGCCCACCTCGGACATCAACGCGGCGATAGCCGCGTTCGACGGGAGATGA
- a CDS encoding ABC transporter permease subunit, producing MRVDAYLIPAVDGVAYGLLLAIAAAGLTVAFGAGGVLNLAHGTLIAAGGYVAAATSSGTWPSLAAAVALAAGVGAAGGGVLAAATAALQGRGHLDQALLTFGVALVGADLLTAAYGSDTLRPRLPEVLEATVRIAGHRYPVDRLAVLGVAVAVVAAGYVVLHRTRAGRLIRATVDDRAMVAGIGVNPRLVDAAVLVAAGALAGLAGALTTPILGVGPHTADTALLLSLIIVVCGGLGSVPGALTAALAVGVVQTVGVTSFPALAPYLLIGAMAVVLLARRTSLPTGASA from the coding sequence GTGCGCGTGGACGCCTACCTGATACCCGCCGTCGACGGCGTCGCCTACGGGCTGCTCCTGGCCATCGCCGCCGCGGGGTTGACCGTCGCGTTCGGCGCCGGGGGTGTGCTCAACCTCGCGCACGGCACCCTGATCGCCGCCGGCGGATACGTCGCCGCCGCCACCAGCTCGGGGACATGGCCAAGCCTCGCCGCCGCGGTCGCACTGGCGGCTGGTGTGGGTGCCGCCGGCGGTGGGGTGCTCGCCGCCGCGACCGCCGCACTGCAAGGTCGGGGGCACCTCGACCAGGCGCTGCTCACCTTCGGTGTCGCGCTCGTCGGCGCCGACCTGCTCACCGCCGCCTACGGCTCCGACACCCTGCGACCTCGCCTGCCTGAGGTGTTGGAGGCGACCGTCCGGATTGCCGGGCACCGGTATCCAGTCGACCGGCTCGCCGTGCTGGGCGTCGCTGTCGCGGTCGTCGCCGCCGGCTACGTGGTGCTGCACCGCACCCGCGCCGGGCGGCTGATCCGCGCCACGGTCGACGACCGGGCCATGGTTGCCGGCATCGGTGTGAACCCCCGACTGGTGGACGCGGCAGTCCTGGTCGCCGCCGGGGCACTCGCCGGCCTGGCCGGCGCGTTGACCACGCCGATCCTCGGCGTCGGCCCGCACACCGCCGACACCGCGCTGCTGCTGTCGCTGATCATCGTGGTCTGCGGTGGCCTCGGCTCCGTGCCCGGCGCGCTCACCGCCGCCCTCGCCGTGGGCGTCGTGCAGACCGTCGGCGTGACGTCCTTCCCGGCGCTCGCCCCGTACCTGCTGATCGGGGCCATGGCCGTGGTGCTCCTGGCCCGTCGGACCAGCCTCCCCACAGGGGCGTCGGCATGA
- a CDS encoding branched-chain amino acid ABC transporter permease — protein sequence MSGSRHHISATVVRALARRAQPWSALGLAAAVVGAVAVSPDPYLHATAARMLPLAVLAVSVAVVTGHAGLPTLGQVAPYAAGAYATARLALAGTDLALLHLLAAAGAGAVTAGALGALLVRYRATVFLMLSLAVAELTAITAAQWRTVSGGTDGLAGIPAPRLLPGLPPLLADRTVLLYTAAVAIAATAAAITLLDGDRRTLLAAVRANEARASASGHQVTAYLWTAHTGAGALAGIGGALLIHTHRWITPADVGFTTAALALLAVVIGGATSLPGAAAATVAVLAVRDVVGASLPGHAPLLLGALFVTAVYLLPGGLTALSARLASLPIHRRRPTLHTPEGPARPVTRSIP from the coding sequence ATGAGCGGTTCACGGCATCACATCTCGGCGACGGTGGTGCGCGCGCTGGCACGACGCGCGCAACCGTGGTCGGCACTCGGGCTGGCAGCGGCGGTGGTGGGCGCTGTGGCCGTCTCACCGGATCCGTACCTGCACGCCACCGCCGCGCGGATGCTGCCGCTGGCGGTGCTGGCGGTCAGCGTCGCGGTGGTCACCGGCCACGCGGGACTGCCGACGCTCGGCCAGGTCGCCCCGTACGCGGCCGGTGCCTACGCCACCGCCCGGCTCGCCCTCGCCGGCACCGACCTCGCGCTGCTGCACCTGTTGGCGGCGGCCGGGGCGGGAGCCGTGACCGCCGGGGCTCTCGGCGCGTTGCTGGTCCGCTACCGCGCCACGGTGTTCCTCATGCTCAGCCTCGCCGTCGCGGAACTGACCGCGATCACCGCCGCCCAGTGGCGCACGGTCAGCGGCGGCACCGACGGGCTCGCCGGGATCCCCGCCCCCCGCCTACTGCCCGGCCTGCCGCCGCTGCTGGCCGACCGCACGGTGCTCCTCTACACCGCCGCCGTGGCGATCGCCGCGACCGCCGCCGCCATAACGCTGCTCGACGGCGACCGGCGCACGCTGCTGGCGGCCGTACGCGCCAACGAGGCCCGCGCGAGCGCCAGCGGCCACCAAGTCACCGCCTACCTGTGGACGGCGCACACCGGTGCGGGCGCGCTCGCCGGGATCGGCGGGGCCCTACTCATCCACACCCACCGGTGGATCACTCCGGCCGATGTCGGCTTCACCACCGCCGCCCTCGCGCTACTCGCCGTGGTCATCGGCGGCGCAACCTCGCTGCCCGGCGCCGCCGCCGCCACGGTCGCCGTCCTCGCCGTGCGCGACGTCGTGGGGGCGTCGCTGCCCGGTCACGCGCCCCTGCTCCTCGGCGCCCTGTTCGTCACCGCGGTGTACCTGCTGCCCGGCGGCCTGACCGCTCTTTCTGCGCGACTGGCTAGCTTGCCCATCCACCGGCGCCGTCCCACTTTGCACACCCCCGAGGGCCCGGCCCGACCCGTCACCAGGAGCATTCCGTGA